The following coding sequences lie in one Saimiri boliviensis isolate mSaiBol1 chromosome 6, mSaiBol1.pri, whole genome shotgun sequence genomic window:
- the LOC101044651 gene encoding LOW QUALITY PROTEIN: olfactory receptor 5T1 (The sequence of the model RefSeq protein was modified relative to this genomic sequence to represent the inferred CDS: inserted 1 base in 1 codon; deleted 1 base in 1 codon) codes for MSELPLHMDLYKLQLNNFTEVTMFLLMSFTEEFEVQVFLFXLFLAMYLFTLIGNLGLVVLVIGYSQLHNPMYYFLTVLSFLDVCYSTVVTPKMLVNFLAKNKSISFIGCATQMFLACAFGTTKCFLLAAMAYDHYVAAIYNLLLYSVNMSPRVYVPFTTASYVAGILHATIHTVATFSLSFCGSNEIRHVFCDIPPLLTISCSDTHTNQFLLFYFVGSIEIVTILTVLISHFFILLAILKMHSAEGRRKIFSTCGAHLTGVSIYHGTILFMYVRPSSSYVLEHDMIVSIFYTIVIPMLNPIIYSLRNKDVKEAMKKMFGKNQDTNNVYFHTKK; via the exons ATGTCAGAGTTGCCTTTACATATGGATTTATACAAGCTTCAACTCAACAATTTTACTGAAGTCACCATGTTTCTATTAATGAGCTTCACAGAAGAATTTGAGGTGCAAGtcttcctat ttttatttttagcaatgtATCTTTTCACTTTAATAGGAAACTTAGGGCTGGTTGTATTGGTCATTGGGTATTCCCAGCTCCACAACCCCATGTactattttcttactgttttatcGTTCTTGGATGTCTGCTATTCCACAGTTGTCACTCCCAAAATGTTGGTCAATTTCCTggcaaaaaataaatctatttcatttattgGATGTGCAACACAAATGTTTCTTGCTTGTGCTTTTGGAACCACAAAATGCTTTCTCTTGGCTGCAATGGCTTATGATCACTATGTAGCT GCCATCTACAACCTGCTCCTGTATTCAGTGAACATGTCACCCAGAGTCTACGTGCCATTCACCACTGCTTCCTACGTTGCTGGTATTCTGCATGCTACTATACATACGGTGGCTACATTTAGCCTGTCCTTCTGTGGATCCAATGAAATTCGGCATGTCTTCTGTGATATCCCTCCTCTCCTTACTATTTCTTGTTCTGACACTCACACAAACCAGTTTCTACTCTTCTACTTTGTGGGCTCTATTGAGATAGTCACTATCCTGACTGTCCTGATCTCCcactttttcattctgttggccaTTCTGAAGATGCATTCTGcggaagggaggagaaaaatcTTCTCCACCTGTGGGGCTCACCTAACTGGAGTGTCAATTTATCATGGGACAATCCTCTTCATGTACGTGAGACCAAGTTCCAGCTATGTTTTGGAGCATGACATGATAGTGTCGATATTTTATACCATTGTGATTCCCATGCTGAATCCCATCATCTACAGTTTGAGGAACAAAGATGTAAAAGaggcaatgaaaaaaatgtttggaaaaaatcAGGATACCAATAATGTATACTTTCATactaaaaaatag